One Amycolatopsis sp. NBC_00355 genomic window carries:
- a CDS encoding neutral zinc metallopeptidase, with translation MPDAQPAPAWLGHPHTVSAPRRRSPAAVIGVCLGAVAVLVLGLVAIVALNRQDTPLASPNYRDTPSSQDAPSQLPGGAGAPASASPGPSTELSTPSATGPQKILKLADHPILQDPNAGLQNRVCTLPAWQSTQAGAEAFFTAASKCLDAAWGPFLTAYGLPFTPPALHFPTGASFETECGTIQVGIATAAYYCENNLYVPFRGLQTDQYGNNPGVYLALFAHEYGHHVQEVAGLMDAAWQKIYEAGQNSPAGLEMSRRKELQAQCFSGMFLGAHVDQGGTINRDMYNKAWNDQETRGDNTSRSHDHGTNAHYASWWRAGATSNRISDCNTFAAPSTEVS, from the coding sequence GTGCCGGATGCGCAACCGGCTCCCGCGTGGCTGGGTCATCCCCACACCGTGTCCGCGCCCCGGCGCCGGTCGCCGGCGGCGGTGATCGGGGTGTGCCTCGGCGCCGTGGCCGTGCTGGTCCTCGGGCTGGTCGCCATCGTGGCGCTCAACCGCCAGGACACCCCGCTCGCGAGCCCGAACTACCGTGACACGCCGTCGTCCCAGGACGCTCCTTCGCAGCTCCCCGGGGGTGCGGGCGCTCCGGCGTCGGCGTCCCCCGGCCCGTCGACCGAGCTGTCCACGCCCAGCGCGACCGGCCCGCAGAAGATCCTCAAGCTGGCCGACCACCCGATCCTGCAGGACCCGAACGCCGGGCTGCAGAACCGCGTCTGCACGCTGCCGGCGTGGCAGAGCACCCAGGCCGGCGCGGAAGCCTTCTTCACGGCCGCCAGCAAGTGCCTGGACGCCGCGTGGGGCCCGTTCCTCACCGCCTACGGCCTGCCGTTCACCCCGCCCGCGCTGCACTTCCCGACCGGCGCGAGCTTCGAGACCGAGTGCGGCACCATCCAGGTCGGCATCGCGACCGCCGCGTACTACTGCGAAAACAACCTGTACGTGCCCTTCCGCGGGCTGCAGACCGACCAGTACGGCAACAACCCCGGCGTCTACCTGGCCCTGTTCGCCCACGAGTACGGCCACCACGTTCAGGAGGTCGCCGGGCTGATGGACGCGGCCTGGCAGAAGATCTACGAAGCCGGCCAGAACAGCCCCGCCGGGCTCGAGATGTCCCGGCGCAAGGAACTGCAGGCCCAGTGCTTCTCCGGGATGTTCCTCGGCGCGCACGTCGACCAGGGCGGCACGATCAACCGCGACATGTACAACAAGGCCTGGAACGACCAGGAGACCCGCGGCGACAACACCTCCCGCAGCCACGACCACGGCACCAACGCGCACTACGCGTCGTGGTGGCGGGCGGGCGCGACGAGCAACCGGATCTCCGACTGCAACACCTTCGCGGCGCCGTCGACCGAAGTCAGCTGA
- a CDS encoding DUF4129 domain-containing protein, translating to MVTLPFLPRDVPVDIDRDTARRAAQEELTDPKYQQARPSVLQQVAQWLGEQLEKLLNGLSSVVPGGIFGLLLILVLLIVLVVVIRLRTGKIARAARADRLVFDGKRQSADDYRRSAAEAAAAGRYDDAVRDRFRALVRALEERALLDVRSGRTADEAAAEAGVLLPIVASELRQGARLFDDVHYGGREGTEAAYRTLTELDERCRRERPVVMAAS from the coding sequence GTGGTGACGTTGCCGTTCCTGCCGAGGGACGTCCCGGTCGACATCGACCGGGACACCGCGCGCCGCGCCGCGCAGGAGGAGCTGACCGACCCGAAGTACCAGCAGGCGCGCCCGAGCGTGCTGCAGCAGGTCGCGCAGTGGCTCGGCGAGCAGCTGGAAAAGCTGCTGAACGGCCTGTCGTCGGTGGTCCCGGGCGGGATCTTCGGCCTGCTCCTGATCCTCGTGCTGCTGATCGTGCTGGTCGTCGTGATCCGGTTGCGCACCGGCAAGATCGCCCGCGCGGCCCGGGCCGACCGGCTGGTCTTCGACGGGAAGCGGCAGAGCGCCGACGATTACCGCCGCTCCGCCGCGGAGGCCGCGGCCGCCGGCCGCTACGACGACGCCGTCCGCGACCGCTTCCGCGCGCTCGTGCGGGCCTTGGAAGAACGCGCGTTGCTGGACGTGAGGTCGGGCCGGACGGCCGACGAAGCCGCCGCCGAGGCCGGGGTGCTGCTGCCGATCGTCGCGAGCGAGCTGCGGCAAGGCGCGCGCCTGTTCGACGACGTCCACTACGGCGGCCGCGAAGGCACCGAAGCCGCGTACCGCACGCTGACCGAGCTGGACGAACGCTGCCGCCGGGAACGGCCGGTGGTGATGGCGGCCTCGTGA
- a CDS encoding DUF4350 domain-containing protein, with amino-acid sequence MSTSVSPDARRIWRGSRIPLALLALVVAAAALLLLGRGEQTHGALEPGSYEPGGAHALAKLLAGQGVDVRTAHTIDEADDALGENTTLLVTQPDLVPAKRFDALRQRAADVVLVTPGAPTLKDSLPLVRPVGQNDVGTLSPQCTVAAAVAAGDATLGGIGYAAPGARSCYPGADGGGTLLQLADTGGTTTLLGTSAPLTNSRLADDGNAALSLRLLGPHPKLVWYLPSATDPALDDSRKSIFALIPDGWYFGAAQAFIAVALLALWRARRLGPVVTEPLPIVVRAAETTEGRARLYRRAKAADHAGETLREAARSRLRTTLGLPRDADAAALVTSVSERVGRPANDVGAVLYGPPVTGDPELVRLAGELDRVEREVERT; translated from the coding sequence GTGAGCACCTCGGTTTCGCCGGACGCGCGCCGGATCTGGCGCGGCTCCCGGATTCCCCTCGCCCTGCTCGCGCTGGTGGTCGCCGCCGCCGCGCTGCTGCTGCTCGGCCGCGGCGAGCAGACGCACGGCGCCCTCGAACCCGGCTCCTACGAACCCGGCGGCGCGCACGCGCTGGCGAAGCTGCTGGCCGGCCAGGGGGTCGACGTCCGGACCGCGCACACGATCGACGAAGCGGACGACGCGCTCGGCGAGAACACGACATTGCTGGTCACGCAGCCGGACCTGGTGCCGGCGAAGCGCTTCGACGCGCTGCGGCAGCGCGCCGCCGACGTCGTCCTCGTGACGCCGGGAGCGCCGACCCTCAAGGACTCCCTGCCGCTGGTCCGGCCGGTCGGCCAGAACGACGTCGGCACGCTCAGCCCGCAGTGCACGGTCGCCGCCGCGGTCGCGGCCGGCGACGCCACGCTCGGCGGGATCGGTTACGCCGCACCGGGTGCGCGCTCGTGCTACCCGGGTGCGGACGGCGGCGGCACGCTGCTGCAGCTCGCCGACACCGGCGGCACGACGACGTTGCTCGGCACCTCGGCGCCGCTGACCAACAGCCGGCTCGCCGACGACGGCAACGCGGCGCTGAGCCTGCGACTGCTCGGGCCGCACCCGAAGCTGGTCTGGTACCTGCCGTCGGCGACCGACCCGGCGCTGGACGACTCGCGGAAGTCGATCTTCGCGCTGATCCCCGACGGCTGGTACTTCGGCGCCGCGCAGGCGTTCATCGCGGTCGCGCTGCTGGCGCTGTGGCGGGCCCGGCGGCTCGGCCCGGTCGTCACCGAGCCGCTGCCGATCGTCGTGCGGGCGGCCGAAACGACCGAGGGGCGCGCCCGGCTGTACCGGCGCGCGAAGGCGGCGGACCACGCCGGCGAGACCCTGCGCGAAGCCGCGCGGTCCCGGTTGCGGACCACGCTGGGCCTGCCCCGCGACGCCGACGCGGCGGCGCTGGTGACGTCGGTGAGCGAGCGCGTCGGCCGGCCCGCGAACGACGTCGGCGCCGTGCTGTACGGGCCGCCGGTGACCGGCGATCCCGAGCTGGTCCGGCTGGCCGGCGAACTGGACAGGGTGGAACGAGAGGTGGAGCGAACTTGA
- a CDS encoding AAA family ATPase: MSSGTEGTTGARDALIALRAEVAKAVVGNDAAVTGLILALLCRGHVLLEGVPGVAKTLLVRALAASLSLETTRVQFTPDLMPGDVTGSIVYDAHSGEFSFREGPVFTNLLLADEINRTPPKTQSSLLEAMEERQVSLDGKSRPLPDPFIVIATQNPVEYEGTYPLPEAQLDRFLLKLTMPTPSREDEIGILWRHAQGFDPRNLAAAGLLAVAGAAELATAREAVAKVTIGPEVIGYVVDLCRATRQLPSVRIGVSPRGATALLAVTRAWAWLAGRDYATPDDVKALARPALRHRLDVRPEAELEGVTADGVLDRVLASVPVPR; encoded by the coding sequence TTGAGCAGCGGTACCGAAGGCACGACCGGGGCCCGCGACGCGCTGATCGCGCTGCGCGCGGAGGTCGCGAAGGCCGTCGTCGGCAACGACGCCGCCGTCACCGGGCTGATCCTGGCCCTGCTCTGCCGGGGGCACGTGCTGCTCGAAGGCGTCCCCGGCGTCGCGAAGACGCTGCTGGTGCGGGCGCTCGCGGCGTCGTTGAGCCTGGAGACGACGCGCGTGCAGTTCACGCCGGATCTGATGCCCGGCGACGTCACCGGCTCGATCGTCTACGACGCGCACAGCGGCGAGTTCTCCTTCCGCGAGGGCCCGGTGTTCACGAACCTGCTGCTCGCCGACGAGATCAACCGGACGCCGCCGAAGACGCAGTCCTCGCTGCTGGAGGCGATGGAGGAGCGGCAGGTCTCGCTCGACGGCAAGTCGCGGCCGCTGCCCGACCCGTTCATCGTGATCGCCACCCAGAACCCGGTGGAGTACGAGGGCACCTACCCGCTGCCGGAGGCGCAGCTGGACCGGTTCCTGCTGAAGCTGACCATGCCGACGCCCTCGCGCGAGGACGAGATCGGCATCCTCTGGCGGCACGCGCAGGGCTTCGACCCGCGCAACCTCGCGGCGGCGGGCCTTCTCGCGGTCGCGGGGGCGGCCGAACTGGCGACCGCCCGCGAAGCCGTCGCGAAGGTCACCATCGGACCCGAGGTGATCGGCTACGTCGTCGACCTCTGCCGGGCGACGCGGCAGCTGCCGTCGGTGCGGATCGGCGTTTCCCCCCGTGGCGCCACGGCGTTGCTGGCCGTGACGCGCGCTTGGGCGTGGCTCGCCGGGCGCGACTACGCGACCCCGGACGACGTCAAGGCGCTGGCCCGGCCGGCGCTGCGGCACCGCCTGGACGTCCGGCCCGAGGCCGAGCTCGAAGGCGTCACCGCGGACGGCGTGCTGGACCGGGTGCTCGCGTCCGTGCCCGTGCCGCGCTGA